One segment of Prinia subflava isolate CZ2003 ecotype Zambia chromosome 11, Cam_Psub_1.2, whole genome shotgun sequence DNA contains the following:
- the COPS9 gene encoding COP9 signalosome complex subunit 9, translating into MKPAVDEMFPEGAGPYVDLDEAGGSTGLLMDLAANEKAVHADFFNDFEDLFDDDDIQ; encoded by the exons ATGAAGCCGGCCGTGGACGAGATGTTCCCTGAGGGCGCCGGCCCGTACGTGGACCTGGATGAG GCAGGGGGAAGCACGGGGCTGCTGATGGATCTGGCGGCCAACGAGAAAGCGGTGCACGCCGACTTCTTCAACG ATTTTGAAGATCTCTTTGATGATGATGACATCCAGTGA
- the OTOS gene encoding otospiralin, protein MTFTGLFFFCMLMSMLTDARSIQDGDDPYREAAALPYWPFSSNDFWSYVEYFRTLGAYNRINDMARTFFAQFPFGSHLGYHVRDHEH, encoded by the exons ATGACATTTACTggcttatttttcttctgtatgcTGATGAGCATGCTAACAG ATGCCCGATCCATCCAGGATGGAGATG aTCCCTACCGGGAAGCTGCAGCCTTGCCGTACTGGCCCTTCTCGTCCAATGATTTCTGGTCCTATGTGGAATATTTCCGGACCTTGGGAGCCTACAACAGGATCAATGACATGGCCAGAACCTTCTTTGCCCAGTTCCCTTTTGGGAGCCACCTTGGCTACCACGTGCGTGACCACGAGCACTGA